One genomic region from Daphnia magna isolate NIES linkage group LG10, ASM2063170v1.1, whole genome shotgun sequence encodes:
- the LOC123477020 gene encoding ankyrin repeat and sterile alpha motif domain-containing protein 1B-like: MGKDQEFLEAARNGNVVAVEKLLNSKAKRGGPLASLRRGPGSNVQDSSGYSALHHASLNGHREIVVLLLEHEASPNIVDSKGSSPLHLAAWAGHADIVRLLLTSGVRVTQINLKNKDNETALHCAAHYGHTGVVSLLLKYGADPSYRNVRDETALDLAAQYGRLETVELLLQTHPELIEMYKNKSRLEEAGTMSVKPKTSPLHAASRNGHRAVVDALLAAGFPVSLLTQTGTALHEAALCGKVDVVRRLLDAGIDVSLKDSKGFSALRIVQDLPTLVVQEITNLIQNGALSSELSDGDLVSCSPGNGMPFRFPTSSFSPGSPYENVSRIFIRSRGQLRAGVTNFSLILRLNRS, translated from the exons ATGGGTAAGGACCAGGAATTTCTTGAGGCCGCACGAAACGGAAATGTTGTCGCAGTTGAAAAGCTATTGAATTCCAAAGCTAAAAGGGGCGGGCCCCTTGCAAG TTTAAGAAGAGGCCCTGGATCCAATGTCCAAGATTCATCGGGATACTCAGCACTCCATCATGCCTCACTCAATGGTCATCG GGAGATTGTTGTGTTGCTTTTGGAGCATGAAGCCTCACCCAACATCGTGGACAGCAAGGGATCATCGCCCCTTCATCTAGCTGCTTGGGCTGGCCATGCTGATATTGTTCGACTCCTGCTGACAAGTGGTGTCCGTGTTACCCAGATCAACCTAAAG AACAAGGACAATGAAACAGCTCTACACTGCGCCGCCCACTACGGCCATACGGGCGTCGTGAGCCTCCTGCTCAAGTACGGAGCTGATCCGAGCTATCGGAATGTCCGCGATGAAACGGCCCTCGATCTAGCGGCCCAGTACGGCCGGCTGGAGACGGTCGAGCTCTTACTGCAAACACATCCGGAATTGATTGAAATgtataaaaacaaatcaagaCTGGAAGAAGCTGGAACGATGTCCGTTAAGCCCAAGACATCGCCTCTCCATGCGGCCAGCCGCAACGGTCATCGGGCCGTGGTGGACGCTCTTCTAGCCGCCGGATTCCCCGTCTCGTTGTTGACCCAGACTGGGACGGCCTTGCATGAAGCGGCTTTATGCGGCAAGGTTGACGTGGTTCGACGGTTGCTGGACGCTGGTATCGACGTTTCACTTAAGGATTCAAAAGGTTTTAGTGCTCTTCGTATTGTCCAGGACCTACCAACGTTAGTTGTCCAAGAAATCACGAATCTTATACAAA ATGGTGCCCTGTCATCCGAACTAAGTGATGGCGACTTAGTCAGCTGTTCCCCAGGCAACGGCATGCCGTTTCGATTCCCAACATCATCGTTTTCGCCAGGATCGCCCTACGAGAACGTGTCCCGTATCTTCATCCGGTCGAGGGGACAATTACGAGCGGGAGTCACGAATTTCAGCCTCATCTTGCGCCTCAACAGGAGCTGA
- the LOC116932160 gene encoding transmembrane 7 superfamily member 3: MSNLHLFLFLSFSFSFSSAIENDISNQDPFLQPNDIVLQFRSNDSVDERIINLEANSTVRIRSTNVPKTVAFAVIQAHSQVHRISMSQSRKFEIGNHVNGSSIGILVETTTSNSGVTAYLINTLPVNITVLTFIIYYDRRAPIPGGCNLEFEMPVSPWLRVSYNHSMVNVDHELAALPSNQGVLPCESESLHYEVFHYYLSQRDFTEDSFFDAIRLLRTVNGAHEYGREIRSFGFTPTTRSPFSLYPGVGQVFVVTVTYTGDASRFAPTAAYIPSFTYGCDLSVEGDCQTLNSTYAKVLCALSIFIGLLIAFAGHRYFQLEMILAGFLAFSSVSYILLINHFDPDVTGLAAGTSVMGLLGGLLWWFVWWFWGIPALSVLPVVFILGFLMSSVLFYLPISFEFLTNDFNFWSAFCCCWLVLPVVFVTFTRLGNIVSCAVIGSYAVIVPIDHYIGSSLKYIVINVVRRATVKGFGRAVLDPPYQDNDMILTLAWIGLTISGATFQYLRERRRPPFSPPADIWRPLRWTRLGGTSTRSEHTPLVMNSADDPSPHYGTA; the protein is encoded by the exons ATGTCTAATTTACATctgtttctctttctctccttctctttttctttttcttcagccATCGAAAATGACATCTCAAATCAGGATCCATTTCTTCAACCAA ATGACATTGTGCTTCAGTTTCGATCCAACGATTCTGTGGACGAAAGGATCATTAATCTAGAAGCGAATTCTACCGTTAGAATCCGGTCGACCAATGTCCCAAAAACTGTGGCTTTTGCTGTGATCCAAGCCCACTCTCAGGTCCACAGGATCTCCATGTCCCAATCAAGAAAGTTTGAAATTGGAAATCATGTCAATGGCTCATCTATTGGTATCTTGGTTGAAACAACTACAAGTAACTCTGGTGTTACGGCATACCTTATCAACACGCTGCCTGTAAATATCACTGTTTTGACATTCATCATCTACTATGACCGCAGGG CCCCAATTCCTGGTGGATGTAATCTTGAGTTTGAGATGCCAGTGTCGCCATGGCTAAGGGTGTCATACAACCATAGCATGGTGAATGTTGATCACGAACTGGCTGCATTGCCGTCCAACCAGGGAGTCTTGCCGTGCGAATCAGAGTCTTTGCATTACGAAGTCTTTCATTACTACCTCAGCCAACGTGATTTTACCGAAGATTCTTTTTTCGATGCCATACGTCTATTAAGAACAGTCAACGGTGCCCATGAATACGGAAGGGAG ATTCGTTCCTTTGGTTTTACGCCAACAACCCGTTCACCGTTCAGTTTGTACCCAGGCGTGGGCCAAGTCTTTGTCGTCACTGTGACATACACGGGGGATGCTAGTCGTTTCGCCCCAACAGCTGCCTATATTCCGTCCTTTACGTACGGATGCGATCTGAGTGTAGAGGGCGATTGTCAAACATTGA ATTCAACGTACGCCAAGGTACTGTGCGCCCTGAGCATCTTTATTGGCTTGCTAATCGCATTTGCTGGCCATCGCTACTTTCAATTAGAAATGATTCTGGCTGGATTCCTAGCCTTTTCGTCCGTTTCCTACATTCTGTTGATTAATCATTTTGATCCAGATGTCACAG GTTTGGCTGCTGGGACGTCAGTGATGGGTCTTCTCGGTGGCCTGCTGTGGTGGTTCGTTTGGTGGTTCTGGGGCATTCCAGCGCTGTCCGTCCTACCTGTTGTGTTCATACTGGGATTCTTAATGTCGTCAGTTCTCTTCTATCTGCCCATCAGCTTCGAGTTCCTCACAAACGACTTCAATTTTTGGTCGgccttttgttgttgttggcttgTATTGCCCGTCGTTTTCGTAACGTTCACACGACTG GGTAATATCGTGAGCTGCGCTGTGATAGGCAGCTATGCTGTGATAGTGCCGATCGATCACTACATCGGTAGCAGTTTGAAGTACATTGTGATCAACGTTGTTCGACGCGCCACGGTGAAAGGATTCGGACGCGCCGTTCTCGATCCGCCCTATCAGGATAATG ATATGATCTTGACCCTGGCATGGATCGGTTTGACTATCAGTGGCGCCACTTTCCAGTACCTACGTGAACGTAGACGGCCACCGTTTTCACCGCCTGCCGACATTTGGCGTCCATTAAGATGGACCCGACTAGGAGGAACGTCCACAAGATCAGAGCACACTCCGCTGGTTATGAATTCCGCTGACGACCCCAGCCCTCATTACGGCACTGCATAG